A section of the Pygocentrus nattereri isolate fPygNat1 chromosome 18, fPygNat1.pri, whole genome shotgun sequence genome encodes:
- the isoc1 gene encoding isochorismatase domain-containing protein 1 — MADAHAHGGGNLVPVLLSFSVFSRPSAVPAGSGYEVLIQKFLSIYGAQIDVHRKFLMQLFSEEWGQYIDLPKGFTISEKCRLRLVPLQTDITALGNLSPATTVFFCCDMQERFRPAIKYFGDIISVGQRLLQGARILGIPVIVSEQYPKGLGSTVQEMDLTGAKMVFPKTKFSMVLPDVEAALAEIPGARSIVLFGVETHVCIQQTALDLIGRGFEVHIVADATSSRSMMDRMFALERLARIGIIVTTSESVLLQLVADKEHPKFKEIQNIIKASAPESGLLSKV, encoded by the exons ATGGCGGACGCTCACGCGCACGGCGGCGGTAACCTGGTCCCGGTGCTGCTCTCCTTCTCCGTGTTCTCGCGACCCTCCGCCGTTCCCGCCGGCTCGGGCTATGAAGTGCTCATCCAGAAGTTTCTCTCCATTTACGGCGCGCAGATCGACGTGCACCGCAAATTCCTCATGCAGCTGTTCTCGGAGGAGTGGGGCCAGTACATCGACCTGCCCAAGGGCTTCACCATCTCCGAGAAGTGCCGGCTCCGACTGGTGCCCCTGCAGACGGAC ATCACAGCGCTGGGCAACCTCTCTCCAGCCACCACCGTCTTCTTCTGCTGTGACATGCAGGAGCGCTTCAGGCCCGCCATCAAGTACTTCGGTGACATCATCAGCGTTGGCCAGAGGCTG CTCCAAGGGGCTCGTATTCTGGGCATCCCTGTCATCGTGTCGGAGCAGTACCCTAAAGGCCTGGGCAGCACAGTGCAGGAGATGGACCTGACAGGAGCCAAGATGGTCTTTCCTAAAACCAAGTTCTCCATGGTGCTGCCGGATGTGGAAGCTGCCCTGGCTGAGATTCCAGGAGCCCGTAGCATTGTCCTCTTTGGAGTTGAG ACTCACGTGTGCATACAGCAGACGGCGCTGGACCTGATCGGCAGGGGTTTTGAAGTGCACATTGTAGCTGACGCAACATCCTCCAGAAGCATGATGGACAGAATGTTTGCACTAGAG cgcCTTGCACGCATCGGAATCATCGTCACCACCAGCGAGTCTGTCCTGCTGCAGCTCGTAGCTGACAAAGAGCATCCAAAATTCAAAGAGATCCAGAATATCATTAAGGCCAGCGCCCCTGAGTCTGGCCTGCTGTCCAAGGTGTGA